The Mucilaginibacter gracilis genomic interval TTTGGGCGGTGTAACTTTCAACTTTAAACTAACAGATGCTTCAACCGAGTTAAAAGCAGTTAATATTACCGGTACGCCAACCAAAAACGGCGCAGGTACCAATGTTAGCCAGGCCCAAATTCGCAGGTTGCCATCTATCAACCGCAGCTTGCAGGATGTTACCCGCATCACACCGCAAAGCGCAAACAACTCTTTTCAAGGTACCAACTTTCGTTATAATAACATAACGCTTGATGGTGCTATTAATAACGATGCTATTGGTTTTAGCCCTTCATTAGGTGGCCAAACTAACCAAAGCGGTTCGGTAGGTAGCAGTACACGTACAAGCCCGGTATCATTAGATGCTATTCAGGATGTACAGGTATTTGTTGCCCCTTTTGATATTAAAATTGGTAACGTATTAGGTGGTAGCATTAACGCGGTAACCCGTAGCGGTACAAACACAGTTACCGGTTCGGTTTACGGTTATGGTCGTGGTGCTTTTATGGTTGGCCCAAACAACGCTCCAGCCAATGTTGGTGGCGACGGTGCTAAAGAACCAAACGATTTTCATGATTATAACACCGGTTTCCGTTTAGGTTTTCCTATTATAAAAGACAAATTGTTCTTCTTTACCAACGAAGAAATTTCGCGCCGCCGCGATCCTGTTATCAGCGGCGCAGGTACTTCCGGTTCGGCAGCTATCCTTTCTTTACAGGATGCTAAAGACCTTACAGCGGCATTTAAAGCTTACACAACCGATGCTGCACATCCAAACGGCATCGACCCAGGTACTTACGATAATACTTCCATCTACTCAAACTCAAACAAGTATTTTAACCGTTTAGATTGGAATATTAACGATAAAAACCAGTTAACTTTACGTAACAACACTATTACCTCAACAGCTACTAACTTAGAGCGCGATAACGCTAACTTCCGCTTTAGTGGTATTGACTATACTTCGCATAACAATTCAACATCGTTTGTTGCCGAGTTAAAATCAAGGTTATCAAATAACGTAAACAACAACTTGTTACTTGGTTATTCAAATGTTCACGATTACCGCGATCCTAATTCTGATCCTTCATTACCGCAACTTGAAATTACAGGCCGCACCCCGGGAACTACCATTTTTATGGGTACCGACCGTGAAGCCTCTATTTTTGATATGCACCAAAAAGTAATGGAGTTTACCGATAACTTAACCGTAACAAAAGGCATAAATACCTTTACATTTGGTACCCACAACGAGTTTTACGATATTACATATAATTTTGTAAACTCCTGGAATGGCCGTATTGCTTTTGGAAGTATTGATAAATTTACCGGTCTTAACGGTGCTACTTTCGGTCCATCGCGTGTGAGGACAAATTATTACTATACCGATTATTCGGCTAACGACCGTGCTACCATTTTGGCTAACCCTTCGGCCAAATTTAATGTTAACTTGCTAAGCGCTTACGCTCAGGATGAGATACAAGCTTCTGATAATTTAAAAATCACAGCAGGTATTCGCTTAGATTATGCCGGTGTACCAACCAAGCAACCATTGGCAGATAGAACAACCAGTGCAGCAGTTGATGTTAACTACGGTAATACTTTTACATATACTAAGCCTGCAGATATCAAAAACAATTATTTAAATGATGTGCAGATCAATCCACGTATATCTTTTAACTACGATCCAAATGGCGATCAAAGTGTAATAATACGCGGCGGTACAGGTACCTTTACAGGTCGTGTTCCATTTGCATGGTTTGGTTATGCGTTCTATAACAATGGTAAAACTTTTGGTGCTTATGATACATCAACAGGATACTCCACATATACGCCAAATCAATTGTTAGGTTCTTCGGCAAATGGTAGGTTAGGGTTTGTTCAGGGTCAGGTTTATACTGCTGCTACAGCAGGTACTAATACATCTCTCATCGGTCAGCCTATCAACACTACATCTACAGGTGCTACACAGGTTGACTTAATTGACAATAACTTTAAAATGCCAAAAGTTTGGAGAACAAACTTAGCTTTTGATGTTAAAACTCCCGATCAGTGGAAATTTACATTAGAAGGTATTTATACCGATGTTATCCGCGATTTAAAATTTCAACAAGTTAATACTGTAGATAAAGTTGCCTACTATCCTTACGATGTTAACCACATACAGCCTATATTTGTTAACCAAAAGGTTTCATCTAACTTTACCAACGCTTACGAGTTATCAAACACTAACCAAGGTTACCGTTACAGCATTACTGGTCAGGCTGCTAAATCATTCCCTTTCGGTTTAGATGCTAACGTGGCCTATACCTACGGCCAATCTAAAGATGTTACCAACGGTATCCGTAACTCAATGGAATCCAACTGGCAGTTAAACCAGGCAGCTAATCCAAATAACCCACAAGCTGCTTACTCTAACTTTGATATCCGTCACCGCATCGTTTCAACGGTTAATTACAGGTTAGCTTACGGAAAAGATAAAAGCCTGGTATCAAACTTTACTTTCTTCCTGAGTGCGCAATCGGGTAATCCATATACTTATGGTTTCTACAACAAGGCAATTGATGGCACCGGTCAACAAGTTAACGTTGCTTACATACCTAAAGTAGGCGAAACTATCAATTTGTTCAGCACTACTCCAAACAGTCCTTCATTAGCCGAAGAAACACAAGCTGCTGCATTCGATCAATACATCAACAGCAACCCATATTTAAGCTCACGCCGCGGTCAATTCACCGAGCGTAACGCTGCCCGCACACCGTGGAATACTGATCTTGATTTCCGTTTCACTCAGGATTTTAACGTAGGTGCTAAACACAAACAAGTTATCACCATTACTTACGATATTATTAACTTAACCAACCTGTTGAACAAAGATTGGGGACATTATTACTTCTCATCAAACACTTTCAATTCAACAGCTAGTGTGGGTTTAGCACAAAAAGTTACACCATCGTTTGCAAACGTATCTACAACAAACCCAACCTACACCTGGACCGATCCGGGAACACCTTATCAAGTTGATTTGTTCCAATCGCGTTACCAAATGCAATTGGGAGTGCGTTACACCTTCTAATAGGCAACGTAACAACTCAAAAAAAAGAAAAACCCGGTTCAACATATTGTTGAACCGGGTTTTTTTATGCCCATTGTTTTGAAACCCGATGCTGCCGCAATGTTTTTTACAAACAAAAATAACGCCACATACCTAATAACCTGAGTTCGATTAATAAATGAGATAATATTTGTCAATCAAAGGAAATGTAAGTATATTTAAGTATCTGACATTCAAATATTTAAATACATTTCCAGATGATTGACTACGATAAAATTACTGATATTTTTTGTATTGTTGACGGGTTTTGCAAGGACTTTGATGCCACTACCCAACCATTCCTGTTAGGAAAGCCATCTAAACGTCCTCCAACCATGTCTAAAAGCGAGATCATATCCATTTGTATGCTTTTTCATTTAAGCGGCTTTCGCTGTTTTAAACACTTCTATATCTTCTATCTGCAAAGGCACATGCAGCGTGAATTTCCTAACACCGTATCCTACAATCGCTTTGTAGAACTTAGCCAAAGTGTCCTCATGCCTATGTCTATCTTTCTCAAAACCTGTTGTTTAGGCTTATGTACTGGTATTTCGTTCGTTGATTCTACACCGATAAGGGTATGCCATACCAAACGGATTAAAAGAAATAAGGTATTTAAAGGCATTGCCGAAGTAGGCAAATCAACCATGGGCTGGTTTTATGGCTTTAAGCTCCATATCGTCCTTAGCGACAAGGGTGAAATACTCAACTTCGCTATTACACAGGCCAACGTAGATGACCGGGAACCACTTAAAAACGAAGCTTTCCTGAAAGCCGTTTTTGGCAAACTGTTTGCCGACAAAGGCTATATATCAGAAAAACTGACCAAAATATTGTTTGTTGGTGATATACACCTCATAACCAATATCCGTAACAATATGAAAAACAGCCTGATGACCATGAACGACAAAATCATGCTCCGCAAGAGATCGGTCATAGAGACTGTTAATGATGAACTCAAAAACATCTGCCAGATCGAACATTCAAGACACCGATCCTTTACCAACTTTATCGTTAATATCGTATCTGGATTGATCGCATACTCATTTCTCCCTAAAAAACCTTCCATATCCTACCAACAAAATCGATCTAATCAAATTCTTGCTTTCTGATTAATCGAACTCAGGTTAATAATCCGCACAGCAAACCTTAATAACAGGAATCAAGGTGCTTTGATCTTCGCCGGTTTAGTGATTTCCAACTTCCAACTTCCGGCTTCAGTCTTCTGACAGATCTGACTTCCGTTTCTCCCATATCTTGATTCCTGATTCTCGCTTCTTGCCTCTTCCCCTTACAAGTTTTTCCCCAGCTTTTCCAGCATTTCGTGCGGCACTTTTTCCAGGTCCAGTACCAAAAAACCGTCCAGGCAATCCGCAAATTTGGGGTCAATGTTGAAGCAGATAATCTTGCCGTTCAGAGCTATGTACTGGCGCAGCAGCACAGGTACCTTCATGTGGCGCGTTTCTATTTCGGATATTAAGGCATCCAAGCTTTTAAAGGTTTCATCACCCTGTAGCAGCACATCAGTATCAATGCTCGAAAAATCAACCTTGAATTTTTTGCGGGGCTTTACATATTCGGCCATCTCATAATCAAAGTGGTTACGGTTAATGTAATCAACAATGAGCGATTTGCTGAACTGCGAAAAGCTGTTGCTAATGCTAACCGGGCCAATAAGGTAACGGTAACGAGGCTTATCTATCAGGTATTTTAAAATGCCTTTCCACAACAAAAATAAAGGAAGCGGTTTTTGCTGATATTCCTTCCGGATAAACGAGCGGCCCAGTTCGAGGCTCTTTTTTAATACCGGGGTAAACTGACTTTTTATTTTGAATAATTCGGCTGTATAAAAGCCGCGTTTGCCCATACTGTAAAAAATCTCATCGCCCATACCAATTCGGTACGCCCCAACAATCAGTTTAGCTTTGGTGTCCCAGATAAACAAGTGGTGGTAGTAAATATCGTATTCATCCAGGTCGATGCTTTTGTTGCTGCCTTCGCCAACCTCCCTAAAGGTAATTTCGCGCAGGCGGCCAATCTCGAGTATAACATGAGGTATGGCCGATGTAGGCGATATAAAAACCTGATAATTTTTTTCGGTCCAAACCAGGTATTCATCATGCAATGCGCTAACCTCGGCCTCCAAAACCCCTGTGTTGATAGCGAGTGCAATGGCTTTTGGCCGCTTTTTAATTTTAAACAAACTGCGTGGTTTAAAAATCCTTTTCTGTTCATCTAAGCCGGCGCCCAGCGCATAGGTTTTGGCGCGTAAAAAGTTGAGCAGGCGGGTAGTATTATTACCGTAACGTTTAATATCGGTAACATCAATAGGTTTACCAATGCGCAGTTTTATGGTATGCCCATGCTTGTTAAACAACTCCGATGGTAGCTTGGCCGTGCGCAGTGTTGGATGAATTAAACTCAATAAATTAAACAGCAAACCATTATTGCCGTGGAAGTAAATGGGCACCACCGGCACATTGGCGCGCGATATAATTTTACCCACCACCGGGTGCCAAAGCCTATCGGTTACCTGGTGGGCCTCAAACTGGTAGGTTGATACCTCACCAGCCGGAAATATCCCGATAGGTGTACCGCCGTTCAATAATTCAAGGGTATTCTTTATTCCGCTTATGCTTGATGAATGTTCAACATTCTCAAAAGGGTTAACCGCTATAAAATAATCACTCAGGTTAGGTATCTTTTTAAGCAAAAAGTTGGCCATCAGCTTAGCGTCGGGCCTTACCATGCAAAGTATTTTAAGCAGTACCATGCCCTCAATGCCGCCGTAAGGGTGGTTTGCTATGGCAATAAAGGCACCGTTGGTAGGTATGTTTTTTAAATCGGCCTCATCAAATTCAATATCAATACCACAGCCTTCTAAAATAGCATCCACAAAATCAGGGCCTTGTTTGGGCTGTGCCTGCGCAAATAAATTGTTAACCTGGTTTATCTTCATAATCTCCATTAACAATGCCGCAAGGCCGGGCATATGCAGTTTATCTATCTTGGTAGCTTTTGCAAATTCTTCTCTGGTAATTATCTTCATTATGTTTTTAAAGGTATTGCAAAAATATTCATAATTTACCTACCTAATTGCCCTAATGATACGCGCTTTTAAAAATTACTTTGCAATAACTAAAAAAGAATGGAACGGTATGGTAGTACTAATGCTCATTATTGCATTGGTGCTTGTTATACCTTTTATATTACCCTATTTCCATCAGGATAAACCAATGGATGTAACAGGTTTTAAAAAGGCCCTGGCCCAGCTCAAATCTGCCAAAGGCGGCAATCCAAACGGCACTTCCGTTTTTAATAGCGATGACGATAAAAAAGACCCTCATCCCATTCTGTTCAAATTTAACCCCAATGGTTTGGCCGATGAACAATGGAAAAAGCTAGGCCTAAGCCAACACCAAATAAATGGCATCAAAAACTACGAAGCCAAGGGTGGGCATTTTTATACCCGTGCCGATGTAAAAAAAATGTACACCATTACTGCCGATGACTATACCCGCATCGAAGCCTATATTGATTTACCAGCAGGCGAAACCTTTGCTAAAAAAGGCGATATAATTATAGAGATCAATACAGCCGATTCGGCTCATTTAACCCAGCTAAGAGGGATAGGGCCATCCTTTGCGGCGCGCATTGTAAGTTATCGAAGGCAATTGGGCGGCTTTGCTTATAAAGGGCAATTGAAAGAAGTATACGGTATCGATTCGGCAAAATACAATCAACTGGCCAAACAAATAACCGTTAACCCTAAAAAGATCGTTAAAATTGACATCAATCACGTTGTGGTTGACGATCTGCGCCGGTTCCCCTATCTCAACTTTAAACAAATGAACGCCATTGTTGAATACCGGAAGCAACATGGTAATTACCAATCGATAACCGATTTACACGATATTGCTCTTCTCGATGATGAAATTTTGCGTAAAATTGCGCCCTATTTAAAATTCAAATGATAGAACAAAAAATTAAAGCTGCCATCCGCGATGTTCACGATTTTCCAAAGCCTGGCATTATATTTAAAGATGTAACCACCATACTGCAAGACCATCAGCTTTGTCAGGAAATTTTGGATGCTTTTGTTGAACGCGCCCAGGGAATGCATATTGATGCCGTTGCCGGAGTTGAGAGCCGCGGCTTTTTATTCGGGTTAATGATAGCCATGAAACTGGGCGTGCCTTTTATTCCGGTACGCAAAGCCGGTAAGCTTCCGTTTACCGTTAAACGTAAAGTTTACGAATTGGAATACGGAACCGCTACTATCGAACTGCATACCGATGCTTTTACCCCTGGCAGCAATGTTTTAATTCACGATGATTTGTTAGCTACCGGCGGCACGGTTACCGCAACCAGCGAACTCATTAAAGAGATGGGCGGCCACATTGCCGGGTTTTCGTTTGTGGTAGGGTTAAGTTTCCTGAAAGGGGAGGAGAAGATAAGCCCCATATCAGATAATATAGTGGTGCTGGCCAACTATTAAAAAAGTTTAAAAAATATTTTACGAGTGTACAGTAACCGCACAATTTACTTTAAACCTAATGTGCCATATATCTGTACCAAAAACCGTTTTATACTAATTTAGAAAGCGATTTATTGGCAAACTTACTGTATTTTAATTTGTTAGCTTCGTGTAACCAATTGTAAATACATGAATACTTTAATTGCCGAAACCGCTTCAGGATTTAATTTTTCCACCACCGAGAACCAACAAATGGTAGCCCGGATGGTGAAAGATTTTGCCGAAAAGCACATACGCCCCAACGTAATGCAGTGGGACGAAGATCAATACTTTCCCGTTGAGCTTTTTAAAAAATTGGGCCAATTGGGCTTAATGGGCGTTTTAGTTCCCGAAGAATTTGGCGGTTCGGGCTTTGGTTACCACGAGTATGTTACCGTTATTGTTGAGATAGCCAAGGTTTGCGGCTCCATAGGTTTATCGGTTGCGGCGCACAATTCGTTGTGTACCGGGCATATTTTAGCTTTTGGTAACGATGAGCAAAAGCATAGGTGGTTACCAAAACTGGCCACTGCCGAGTGGATTGGTGCCTGGGGCCTCACCGAAGCTAATACAGGCTCGGATGCTTTGGGTATGAATACTACGGCTGTTTTAGATGGCGACCATTACCTTATTAATGGTTCAAAAAACTGGATCACCCACGGCAAATCCGGCAATATTGCAGTTGTAATGGTACGCACAGGCCAAAAAGGCGATTCGCACGGCATATCGGCCATCGTGATAGAAAAAGGTACACCCGGTTTCACCCACGGCAAAAAGGAGAATAAACTGGGGATGCGCGCATCCGAAACTACCGAACTTATTTTTGATAACTGCCGCGTACCCAAACAAAACCTGTTGGGCATTGAGGGCGAAGGCTTTAAACAAGCCATGAAAGTGTTAGACGGGGGGCGCATTTCTATCGCTGCGCTATCATTAGGTATAGCCAAAGGTGCTTTTGAGGCTGCCGTAAAATACGCCAAAGAGCGGCACCAGTTTGGGCAACCCATAGCTAACTTCCAGGGCATATCATTCAAACTGGCTGATATGGCTACCGAAATAGAAGCCGCCGAATTACTGATTATGCAGGCCGCCGATTTAAAAAATCGCCATTTGCCGGTAACCAAGCAATCGGCCATGGCTAAATACTACGCATCAGAGGTTGCCGTAAAGGCCGCCAACGAAGCCGTACAGATATTTGGCGGCTACGGCTACACCAAAGATTTTCCGGTTGAGAAATACTACCGCGATGCCAAATTATGCACCATTGGCGAAGGCACATCCGAGATACAAAAGATTGTAATAGCAAGGGAGGTGTTGAAGTAGTGTAATTGACTTATGCGTTATTTCCCTGTTGTTTTGCAATATTAAGTTGCTATTATTGCTCGCTAATTGCAATAAATTAATATTTAAATAATGGAATTTGCCTGCTTTCTATTCGGATTAATGTCAATGCAGGTTTTTCATTTTTTAGGTATGTTTTATGAAAAGAAAAAGGCACCGTTAAACAACCCTAAATATTTCTCAGCTATCTGGATTATTACAATAGCACTCGCGCTAATTGGCTTGTCTACATTTTTTTATAAAAATCATGGGCCGAATTTTTACTTATTTCTTGCAAATCCATTATACGCATATATTACATATCGTGTGATGAGTGTTTGGTTCATCAAAAAGATGCATCGCTATCCTGTTTTTGCTGCGAAAACCACCGATCCCAAGTTATTTTGGGATAGAGTATTTGGCTTCTGCTTCTCTTTTGCAGCATTTGTATTACCGATAGTTATCCTCGTTGTTTTGTATCCTAAACCAGCTTAACTCTTATTTTCTAAACGTTAAGTACTAAATCCGAAATCGAACATCCGAATTCCGATATAAATTAATAAATCTTTTTGAAAGTCAAAACATTATATCTACATTTGCCCTCCCTGAAAGGAGGTATTGTAGGAACTTATGATCATTATCAACATTAAAGACGGCGAATCATTAGATAAAGCACTGAAACGCTTTAAAAAGAAATTCGAAAAAACCGGAGTATTAAGAGAATTGCGTAGCCGTCAGGCATACGAGAAAAAGTCTGTTACCCGCAGAACTGAAATCAAGCACGCAATTTACAAACAAAACATGAAC includes:
- a CDS encoding TonB-dependent receptor; this translates as MKKLYLLALTLVILGITGVANAQITSAIISGKIVDQKGQTIPGASIVAVNTSTGTKYGTQSNADGRYSIPNVNPGGPYTISASFIGFKKEERTNITLTLGGVTFNFKLTDASTELKAVNITGTPTKNGAGTNVSQAQIRRLPSINRSLQDVTRITPQSANNSFQGTNFRYNNITLDGAINNDAIGFSPSLGGQTNQSGSVGSSTRTSPVSLDAIQDVQVFVAPFDIKIGNVLGGSINAVTRSGTNTVTGSVYGYGRGAFMVGPNNAPANVGGDGAKEPNDFHDYNTGFRLGFPIIKDKLFFFTNEEISRRRDPVISGAGTSGSAAILSLQDAKDLTAAFKAYTTDAAHPNGIDPGTYDNTSIYSNSNKYFNRLDWNINDKNQLTLRNNTITSTATNLERDNANFRFSGIDYTSHNNSTSFVAELKSRLSNNVNNNLLLGYSNVHDYRDPNSDPSLPQLEITGRTPGTTIFMGTDREASIFDMHQKVMEFTDNLTVTKGINTFTFGTHNEFYDITYNFVNSWNGRIAFGSIDKFTGLNGATFGPSRVRTNYYYTDYSANDRATILANPSAKFNVNLLSAYAQDEIQASDNLKITAGIRLDYAGVPTKQPLADRTTSAAVDVNYGNTFTYTKPADIKNNYLNDVQINPRISFNYDPNGDQSVIIRGGTGTFTGRVPFAWFGYAFYNNGKTFGAYDTSTGYSTYTPNQLLGSSANGRLGFVQGQVYTAATAGTNTSLIGQPINTTSTGATQVDLIDNNFKMPKVWRTNLAFDVKTPDQWKFTLEGIYTDVIRDLKFQQVNTVDKVAYYPYDVNHIQPIFVNQKVSSNFTNAYELSNTNQGYRYSITGQAAKSFPFGLDANVAYTYGQSKDVTNGIRNSMESNWQLNQAANPNNPQAAYSNFDIRHRIVSTVNYRLAYGKDKSLVSNFTFFLSAQSGNPYTYGFYNKAIDGTGQQVNVAYIPKVGETINLFSTTPNSPSLAEETQAAAFDQYINSNPYLSSRRGQFTERNAARTPWNTDLDFRFTQDFNVGAKHKQVITITYDIINLTNLLNKDWGHYYFSSNTFNSTASVGLAQKVTPSFANVSTTNPTYTWTDPGTPYQVDLFQSRYQMQLGVRYTF
- a CDS encoding IS982 family transposase; amino-acid sequence: MIDYDKITDIFCIVDGFCKDFDATTQPFLLGKPSKRPPTMSKSEIISICMLFHLSGFRCFKHFYIFYLQRHMQREFPNTVSYNRFVELSQSVLMPMSIFLKTCCLGLCTGISFVDSTPIRVCHTKRIKRNKVFKGIAEVGKSTMGWFYGFKLHIVLSDKGEILNFAITQANVDDREPLKNEAFLKAVFGKLFADKGYISEKLTKILFVGDIHLITNIRNNMKNSLMTMNDKIMLRKRSVIETVNDELKNICQIEHSRHRSFTNFIVNIVSGLIAYSFLPKKPSISYQQNRSNQILAF
- a CDS encoding lysophospholipid acyltransferase family protein; this encodes MKIITREEFAKATKIDKLHMPGLAALLMEIMKINQVNNLFAQAQPKQGPDFVDAILEGCGIDIEFDEADLKNIPTNGAFIAIANHPYGGIEGMVLLKILCMVRPDAKLMANFLLKKIPNLSDYFIAVNPFENVEHSSSISGIKNTLELLNGGTPIGIFPAGEVSTYQFEAHQVTDRLWHPVVGKIISRANVPVVPIYFHGNNGLLFNLLSLIHPTLRTAKLPSELFNKHGHTIKLRIGKPIDVTDIKRYGNNTTRLLNFLRAKTYALGAGLDEQKRIFKPRSLFKIKKRPKAIALAINTGVLEAEVSALHDEYLVWTEKNYQVFISPTSAIPHVILEIGRLREITFREVGEGSNKSIDLDEYDIYYHHLFIWDTKAKLIVGAYRIGMGDEIFYSMGKRGFYTAELFKIKSQFTPVLKKSLELGRSFIRKEYQQKPLPLFLLWKGILKYLIDKPRYRYLIGPVSISNSFSQFSKSLIVDYINRNHFDYEMAEYVKPRKKFKVDFSSIDTDVLLQGDETFKSLDALISEIETRHMKVPVLLRQYIALNGKIICFNIDPKFADCLDGFLVLDLEKVPHEMLEKLGKNL
- a CDS encoding ComEA family DNA-binding protein; translation: MIRAFKNYFAITKKEWNGMVVLMLIIALVLVIPFILPYFHQDKPMDVTGFKKALAQLKSAKGGNPNGTSVFNSDDDKKDPHPILFKFNPNGLADEQWKKLGLSQHQINGIKNYEAKGGHFYTRADVKKMYTITADDYTRIEAYIDLPAGETFAKKGDIIIEINTADSAHLTQLRGIGPSFAARIVSYRRQLGGFAYKGQLKEVYGIDSAKYNQLAKQITVNPKKIVKIDINHVVVDDLRRFPYLNFKQMNAIVEYRKQHGNYQSITDLHDIALLDDEILRKIAPYLKFK
- a CDS encoding adenine phosphoribosyltransferase — encoded protein: MIEQKIKAAIRDVHDFPKPGIIFKDVTTILQDHQLCQEILDAFVERAQGMHIDAVAGVESRGFLFGLMIAMKLGVPFIPVRKAGKLPFTVKRKVYELEYGTATIELHTDAFTPGSNVLIHDDLLATGGTVTATSELIKEMGGHIAGFSFVVGLSFLKGEEKISPISDNIVVLANY
- a CDS encoding acyl-CoA dehydrogenase, encoding MNTLIAETASGFNFSTTENQQMVARMVKDFAEKHIRPNVMQWDEDQYFPVELFKKLGQLGLMGVLVPEEFGGSGFGYHEYVTVIVEIAKVCGSIGLSVAAHNSLCTGHILAFGNDEQKHRWLPKLATAEWIGAWGLTEANTGSDALGMNTTAVLDGDHYLINGSKNWITHGKSGNIAVVMVRTGQKGDSHGISAIVIEKGTPGFTHGKKENKLGMRASETTELIFDNCRVPKQNLLGIEGEGFKQAMKVLDGGRISIAALSLGIAKGAFEAAVKYAKERHQFGQPIANFQGISFKLADMATEIEAAELLIMQAADLKNRHLPVTKQSAMAKYYASEVAVKAANEAVQIFGGYGYTKDFPVEKYYRDAKLCTIGEGTSEIQKIVIAREVLK
- the rpsU gene encoding 30S ribosomal protein S21 → MIIINIKDGESLDKALKRFKKKFEKTGVLRELRSRQAYEKKSVTRRTEIKHAIYKQNMNAETV